The Falco biarmicus isolate bFalBia1 chromosome 20, bFalBia1.pri, whole genome shotgun sequence genome window below encodes:
- the LOC130141706 gene encoding hydrocephalus-inducing protein-like translates to MLTLVNDSDLPGCYGVLPQEHKEEDAVWYSSPVPCGIIQPHSSVEIPFTLEAQAIGRQDTMASVSVSGNERSPLNVCLVSVGEGPIVYVHPSEINFGSIEVLQDASKTLHLSNQAVIPASFCVEMAGKRSCWRIEHSKGVIPPESEVSVAVIANLDNAEKFKDEVKVFIENSHTYIIPIQAVGTGTTIVINKPLAPELSWGPRFRNGLVPCLGRCAKRIAVL, encoded by the exons ATGCTGACCCTTGTGAACGACAGTGATCTTCCAGGCTGCTATGGAGTCCTTCCTCAG GAGCACaaggaggaggatgctgtgtGGTACTCCAGCCCTGTGCCGTGTGGGATTATCCAGCCTCACAGCTCGGTGGAGATCCCGTTTACGCTGGAAGCCCAGGCGATAGGAAGGCAGGACACTATGGCTAGTGTCTCAGTGTCTGGGAATGAAAGATCCCCGCTG AATGTCTGTTTAGTGAGCGTTGGAGAAGGACCGATTGTCTACGTGCATCCGAGTGAGATAAATTTCGGCAGTATTGAAGTTCTACAAGATGCGTCCAAAACTCTCCACCTCTCCAATCAGGCTGTCATCCCTGCATCCTTCTGTGTAGAGATG GCTGGCAAACGCTCGTGCTGGAGGATTGAACACAGTAAAGGAGTGATCCCCCCTGAGAGTGAGGTGTCTGTGGCCGTCATAGCGAACTTGGACAATGCTGAGAAATTCAAGGATGAGGTGAAGGTGTTCATAGAAAACAGCCACACCTACATCATCCCCATCCAGGCTGTCGGCACTGGCACAACAATTGTCATCAACAAACCTCTTGCTCCAGAGCTCAGCTGGGGACCCCGCTTCAG GAATGGCCTTGTTCCCTGCCTGGGCAGGTGCGCCAAGAGGATTGCGGTTCTCTGA